Proteins encoded by one window of Anopheles maculipalpis chromosome 2RL, idAnoMacuDA_375_x, whole genome shotgun sequence:
- the LOC126565462 gene encoding transcription factor grauzone-like yields MGEKCRLCLQTFPKGSGVSIKSAQLEKELEDVFCNVIVYDDQLPKYVCKECRNEVSYIHSFCQQILANQQQLMGELKDVLSQSDEEIIYDTQYVDDLLPQEEKEIKQEVMVIEKISIQYDQSIDSTLSDDGASSSQVNSGKEDASLHEEEQYGNKKEQAKKFRTTRLENEKIIQDFFKLQCEICSASLKSFESVLHHYREKHQTDGYVRCCEKQYFIRSCLVDHIGAHLGSIRCEICQKSYKTKRYLQQHMTESHSPAEDRPFKCTECHMSYSKEHLLRAHMQRHVKQQCPVCQKILSNQNSLKVHIAQVHSSDANQICDTCGKVFRTKPAMERHIKLDHQPQLVIWQQCEWCEKWFDCKQNLKKHIRLIHDQSGSFPCDQCDHKSITRRALLNHKNRTHKQKQLFECELCGKTLNTKLVLREHMATHSKVPLYSCAFCDTKFNSNANKYKHYKNKHFKKWEEMKRQKLLNKISIGTIQC; encoded by the coding sequence ATTGTGTACGACGATCAACTGCCTAAATATGTGTGTAAGGAATGCCGGAACGAAGTGTCGTACATACATTCCTTCTGCCAACAGATTTTGGCAAACCAGCAACAATTGATGGGCGAACTAAAGGATGTCCTTTCACAGTCTGACGAAGAAATAATTTACGATACCCAGTACGTTGATGATTTGCTACCGCAGGAAGAGAAGGAAATTAAACAAGAGGTAATGGTGATAGAGAAAATATCCATTCAGTACGATCAAAGTATCGATTCGACCCTTTCGGACGATGGAGCAAGTTCGTCACAAGTAAACAGTGGTAAGGAAGATGCCTCTCTGCACGAGGAAGAGCAATACGGCAACAAGAAAGAGCAAGCTAAAAAGTTTCGTACAACACGGCTTGAAAACGAAAAGATCATACAGGACTTTTTCAAGCTTCAATGTGAGATCTGTTCTGCATCGCTGAAAAGCTTTGAATCAGTTCTACACCATTACCGTGAGAAACATCAAACAGACGGTTATGTACGGTGCTGTGAGAAACAGTACTTCATTCGCTCTTGCCTAGTTGACCACATTGGAGCACATTTGGGCTCAATCCGGTGCGAAATTTGCCAGAAAAGCTACAAAACCAAGCGATATCTTCAGCAGCATATGACAGAAAGCCACAGTCCGGCAGAGGATAGACCGTTTAAATGCACCGAATGTCATATGTCCTACTCAAAAGAGCATCTGCTACGGGCCCACATGCAGCGGCACGTAAAGCAGCAGTGCCCAGTCTGCCAAAAGATACTTTCCAATCAGAATTCACTAAAGGTGCACATTGCCCAGGTACACAGTAGCGACGCGAATCAGATCTGCGACACATGCGGTAAAGTGTTCCGTACGAAACCAGCCATGGAGCGCCACATTAAGCTAGACCACCAGCCCCAGCTAGTTATCTGGCAGCAGTGTGAATGGTGCGAAAAGTGGTTCGATTGTAAACAAAATCTGAAGAAACACATCAGGCTTATACACGACCAAAGTGGTTCATTCCCGTGCGATCAATGCGATCATAAGAGCATTACCCGTAGGGCTCTTCTAAACCACAAAAACCGTACACACAAGCAAAAGCAGCTGTTTGAGTGTGAACTGTGCGGGAAAACGCTGAATACTAAGCTGGTGCTACGTGAACACATGGCTACACATTCAAAAGTTCCGCTCTACTCCTGCGCATTCTGCGACACCAAGTTCAATTCGAATGCTAACAAATATAAGCATTATAAGAACAAGCACTTCAAAAAATGGGAAGAGATGAAAAGGCAAAAACTGTTGAACAAAATTAGCATAGGCACAATTCAATGTTAA